From Cecembia calidifontis, one genomic window encodes:
- a CDS encoding Eco57I restriction-modification methylase domain-containing protein, producing MVDLEGNLFEYNYLNKDSQRIQETLFLEKQTIIENCLFGVDINPNSVKICRLRLWIELLKNAYYKQDLSGFENLTGLKALETLPNIDINIKCGNSLVSRFAIDSDLSEALRKSKYSIDSYRLAVMTYRNAQSKEEKREMERLIAEIKSDFRSEIAKNDPKIKRKAKLGGELYNLTMQTGLFEISAKEKKDRKKKIEKIEEELEKLTIEIEEIKNNKIYENAFEWRFEFPEVLNETGDFVGFDVVIGNPPYIRQEEFSEFKHYLLAIFQETGTGTADLFVYFVELAFKLLKSKGEFTYIIPNKWMRAGYGKKLREFVANQEIHQLIDFGDSPVFEEATTYPCIIQLRKNRAELVFKACIVDSLQFEDGLDNYIEDNNILVNVTELSSEGWTLSDTNVQVLLSKLRSKGKPLGEYVNGKIFYGIKTALNEAFIINSETKNRLIAEDARSADVIKPFLAGRDIKRYQTPKADKFLILFPKGFTIKRNLPKGNANYIASEPPPRYGDMPYDNAWEWIKSNYPAITKHLWPFKAKAEKRTDKGDYWWELRACDYYGEFEKNKIVWAETSFENQFCIVEGGVYLNKTSFMIPSDDLILLGILNSSLARFFFSSIVSKVRGGYFSMSKAYVETFSICYPTDNKISLLAQSIIETKKQDPTANTNDLENQIDQLVYELYGLTDDEIKIIEGYGE from the coding sequence ATGGTGGACTTGGAAGGAAACCTTTTTGAATACAATTACCTGAACAAAGACAGTCAAAGAATCCAGGAAACGCTTTTCCTAGAAAAACAGACCATCATCGAAAACTGTCTTTTTGGAGTAGATATCAACCCCAATTCTGTAAAGATTTGTCGATTACGACTTTGGATTGAGTTGTTAAAGAATGCCTATTACAAGCAAGACCTGTCAGGTTTTGAAAACCTGACAGGTCTGAAAGCACTGGAAACCCTCCCCAATATTGATATCAATATCAAATGTGGGAATTCCTTGGTCAGTCGTTTTGCCATAGACTCGGACTTAAGTGAGGCTTTGAGGAAAAGTAAGTACTCGATTGATAGCTATAGACTGGCTGTGATGACTTACAGGAACGCCCAAAGCAAAGAAGAAAAGCGGGAAATGGAGCGGTTGATAGCTGAAATCAAATCAGATTTCCGTTCTGAAATAGCCAAGAATGATCCTAAAATCAAGCGGAAGGCCAAACTTGGAGGTGAACTTTACAATCTCACCATGCAAACCGGTTTGTTTGAAATATCCGCCAAAGAAAAAAAGGACCGCAAGAAGAAGATTGAAAAAATAGAAGAAGAGTTAGAAAAGCTTACTATTGAAATTGAGGAAATCAAAAACAACAAGATATATGAAAATGCCTTTGAATGGAGGTTTGAGTTTCCAGAGGTTTTAAATGAAACAGGAGACTTTGTGGGTTTTGATGTGGTGATTGGGAATCCGCCGTATATAAGACAGGAGGAATTTTCCGAATTTAAACATTATTTGCTCGCTATCTTTCAAGAAACAGGTACTGGTACAGCAGACCTCTTTGTATATTTTGTTGAACTTGCCTTTAAGCTTTTAAAATCAAAAGGGGAGTTTACTTATATCATACCTAACAAATGGATGCGTGCTGGGTATGGTAAAAAACTCAGAGAATTTGTAGCTAACCAAGAAATTCATCAGTTAATCGACTTTGGTGATTCACCGGTTTTTGAAGAGGCAACGACTTATCCTTGTATCATTCAACTAAGGAAGAATCGAGCAGAATTAGTTTTTAAAGCTTGTATTGTGGACTCTTTACAATTTGAAGACGGGTTGGATAATTACATTGAAGATAATAATATCCTAGTAAATGTAACTGAACTATCATCAGAAGGCTGGACTCTATCTGACACCAATGTACAAGTTCTTCTTTCGAAACTGAGAAGCAAAGGAAAACCATTAGGTGAATATGTCAATGGGAAAATTTTTTATGGAATTAAAACAGCACTAAACGAAGCCTTTATAATTAATAGCGAAACTAAAAATCGATTAATTGCAGAAGATGCAAGAAGCGCTGATGTGATAAAGCCATTTTTGGCAGGTAGAGATATTAAGCGATACCAAACACCTAAAGCTGATAAATTTTTGATCTTGTTTCCGAAAGGTTTTACTATTAAACGGAATCTTCCAAAAGGGAACGCCAATTATATAGCCTCTGAACCTCCTCCTAGATATGGGGATATGCCCTATGATAATGCATGGGAATGGATAAAAAGTAACTATCCTGCGATTACAAAACATCTTTGGCCTTTCAAAGCCAAGGCAGAAAAAAGAACCGATAAAGGGGATTACTGGTGGGAACTAAGAGCATGTGATTATTATGGTGAGTTTGAAAAAAATAAAATTGTTTGGGCAGAAACATCTTTTGAAAATCAGTTTTGTATAGTTGAAGGTGGTGTTTATCTGAATAAAACCTCATTTATGATCCCTTCGGATGACTTGATTCTTTTGGGGATTCTAAATTCTTCTTTAGCAAGGTTCTTTTTTAGCTCAATTGTCTCTAAAGTGAGAGGGGGCTACTTTTCGATGTCCAAAGCTTATGTGGAAACTTTTAGCATTTGCTATCCAACTGATAACAAAATCAGCCTTTTAGCTCAATCCATAATTGAAACCAAAAAACAAGATCCAACAGCCAACACCAATGACTTGGAAAACCAAATCGACCAATTGGTTTATGAACTGTATGGGTTGACAGATGATGAAATCAAAATCATTGAAGGATATGGCGAATAA
- the rhuM gene encoding RhuM family protein has protein sequence MNNQIEIYQGNDGQTQIEVRFEGETFWLSLLQISELFQRDKSVISRHIKNIYREGELDKKLTVAKNATVQTEGKRRVEREVEFYNLDLILSVGYRVNSKQGTQFRQWATQQLKAYLVQGYAINEQRLKQKQQEVQTLKDGIRILSRVIEQKAEDQNLDWLHHFATGLELLDDYDHENLDKKGLTKTRAKFPELEDYKKVIFAMKSDFESGVFGKEKDGSFESAISQISKGFDDEDFYPSLEEKAATLLYLIVKNHSFVDGNKRIAAACFLLFLQVNGLLYDSEKNTIISNDALASLTLFIASSKPDEMDTVKKLVISVLNRNLKVKS, from the coding sequence ATGAATAACCAAATCGAAATTTATCAAGGTAATGATGGTCAGACTCAGATCGAGGTAAGGTTTGAAGGTGAAACTTTTTGGCTGTCTTTATTGCAGATTTCGGAATTGTTTCAGAGAGACAAGTCTGTTATTTCTAGACATATTAAAAACATTTATCGTGAAGGAGAATTAGATAAAAAGTTAACTGTTGCAAAAAATGCAACAGTTCAAACAGAAGGTAAAAGAAGGGTTGAAAGAGAAGTTGAGTTTTATAACCTAGACTTGATTTTATCTGTCGGTTACCGAGTTAACTCAAAACAAGGGACTCAGTTCCGTCAATGGGCTACACAGCAACTTAAAGCTTATTTAGTGCAAGGTTATGCCATCAATGAACAAAGACTAAAACAAAAACAGCAAGAAGTTCAAACTTTAAAAGATGGAATTCGGATTCTAAGTAGGGTTATAGAACAGAAAGCAGAAGACCAAAATTTAGATTGGCTTCATCACTTTGCAACAGGATTGGAATTATTGGATGATTATGATCATGAAAATTTAGATAAAAAAGGACTAACCAAAACAAGAGCAAAGTTTCCAGAACTTGAAGATTATAAGAAGGTCATATTCGCTATGAAATCAGATTTTGAATCAGGTGTATTTGGTAAAGAAAAGGACGGTAGTTTTGAAAGCGCTATTTCGCAGATCAGTAAAGGATTTGATGATGAGGACTTCTATCCTAGCCTTGAGGAAAAGGCAGCTACACTTCTATACCTGATAGTGAAGAATCATAGTTTTGTAGATGGAAATAAAAGAATTGCAGCTGCATGTTTTCTTCTCTTTTTACAGGTCAACGGCCTCCTTTACGACAGTGAAAAAAATACTATCATTAGCAATGATGCATTGGCAAGCTTAACCTTGTTTATTGCATCAAGTAAGCCTGATGAAATGGATACTGTTAAAAAATTAGTCATTAGCGTATTAAATAGAAACCTCAAGGTCAAGTCGTAA
- a CDS encoding helix-turn-helix domain-containing protein, whose product MKWDKPITTEQEYEKALKRLSSIFDSNPDSSEGMEAELLVTLIDKYEKEHYPIALPEPITAIKEAMEMKGLKDKDLIPAIGSKTTVSLVLNRKRALTIDMIRNLHELLGLPVEVLIQPYELNGKQKMVK is encoded by the coding sequence ATGAAATGGGATAAACCTATCACCACAGAACAAGAATATGAAAAAGCTCTAAAGAGGCTTTCTTCAATATTTGATTCCAATCCAGATAGTTCTGAAGGTATGGAAGCAGAGCTATTGGTTACGTTAATAGACAAGTATGAAAAAGAGCATTATCCTATCGCATTGCCTGAACCTATTACTGCCATCAAAGAAGCCATGGAAATGAAAGGGCTAAAGGATAAAGACTTGATTCCTGCTATTGGCAGTAAGACCACTGTAAGCCTTGTACTCAACCGTAAGCGAGCTTTGACCATAGATATGATCAGAAACCTTCACGAGCTCTTAGGATTGCCGGTAGAAGTCTTGATTCAGCCATATGAGCTTAATGGGAAGCAGAAAATGGTGAAGTAA
- a CDS encoding TonB-dependent receptor domain-containing protein, whose product MKTYHFSLKNIFVALAFFALMVSTTEARQSSSFQVLDHNTHEPIIGLIYHYADQKGVSDDNGFIKLTFVTGEILHLSHVNYGKWSLNEEQVQQLLLSSKLYRQEQLFNLQPISVISLKMADEKDKKIVISDQERLHHDAGAILNLNPVVNGIRKSGAFAFDPVMRGFKYDQLNIVIDGLQSAAAACPNRMDPPTSQIALNRIKQVEILKGPHALRYGIGLGGTINFIQEDPHFSMDKGVYGRFSSMYESNGNVFRNEGRVGFHGQNHDIGVMGSWSKGTDYVDGDGNAVPSSFMRGTVGMYGDFRIGSRDLIQVTVNRNFARDVDFPTLNMDLRSDDTWMASIRHTKTHSGPHLQKWTTSAYASLVDHLMDNRLRELSPRMMNATTPAKTEHIGARTEGTWQLGKAKLFTGADFRTEAAEGIREREFLMGPNAGKIFYDNAWQDSRINKTGLFGSYHLPVGEYVFSLAGRLDVNQAQANDNAVEFVQVNPETSVIQLNPGISSGLKRDLGDKFNVGLWLARVQRSGSITERFINYFPVGVDPYEMVGNSALRPETNNQIDLVVGYTQSKIQVELSLFSAYLTDYITAERINVPPRIPSSPGVRQFVNVDEALKTGFEMAVSHDLGLGIRQQLMMAYTYGKNLTGNEALPEIAPMDIRYALMGNHLNNRLHTAVRLRYVIAQNRISESFGETTTPKFNLLDIDASYAFTSQVSLKLGAHNLFNQSYYEHLNRPIGPNRVPLFAPGRNFFAMISVKFP is encoded by the coding sequence ATGAAAACATATCATTTTTCCCTCAAAAATATATTTGTGGCTTTGGCATTCTTTGCCTTAATGGTAAGTACAACAGAGGCCCGGCAATCATCTTCATTTCAAGTTCTCGATCACAACACCCATGAACCCATTATTGGTCTAATCTATCATTATGCGGACCAAAAAGGGGTCTCGGATGATAATGGTTTTATCAAACTGACTTTTGTTACAGGAGAAATACTTCATCTAAGTCATGTCAATTATGGTAAGTGGAGCTTGAATGAAGAACAAGTACAACAGCTTTTGTTAAGTAGTAAGCTTTACCGACAAGAGCAACTCTTCAACTTACAACCTATTTCAGTGATTTCACTGAAAATGGCTGATGAAAAAGATAAAAAAATTGTCATCTCAGACCAGGAAAGGCTTCATCATGATGCCGGAGCCATCCTGAACCTGAATCCGGTAGTCAATGGTATCCGCAAAAGCGGTGCTTTTGCTTTTGATCCGGTGATGCGGGGATTTAAATACGATCAGTTGAACATCGTCATAGATGGTCTTCAGTCTGCAGCCGCAGCTTGCCCAAACCGAATGGATCCACCTACTTCACAAATAGCCCTGAACAGGATTAAGCAGGTTGAAATTTTGAAAGGACCACACGCCCTAAGGTATGGCATTGGATTGGGAGGAACGATTAATTTTATCCAGGAAGATCCTCATTTTTCAATGGATAAAGGGGTATATGGCAGGTTTTCTTCCATGTATGAATCCAATGGGAATGTGTTTAGAAATGAAGGAAGAGTGGGTTTCCATGGTCAAAATCATGATATCGGAGTAATGGGTTCTTGGTCCAAAGGAACAGATTATGTGGATGGGGATGGCAATGCAGTTCCTTCGAGTTTTATGAGAGGAACAGTGGGGATGTACGGTGATTTCAGAATAGGGTCCAGGGATTTAATACAGGTCACGGTAAACAGAAATTTTGCCAGAGATGTGGATTTTCCAACTTTGAACATGGACCTTAGGTCTGATGATACCTGGATGGCCAGTATCAGACATACCAAAACCCATTCCGGTCCCCATCTTCAGAAATGGACCACCTCTGCTTATGCTTCTTTGGTAGATCACCTGATGGACAATAGGTTGAGAGAGCTGAGTCCAAGAATGATGAATGCCACTACTCCTGCCAAGACCGAGCATATTGGTGCAAGGACAGAAGGGACCTGGCAATTGGGTAAAGCCAAACTATTTACCGGCGCTGACTTCAGGACTGAGGCAGCGGAAGGAATAAGGGAAAGAGAATTTTTGATGGGGCCTAATGCGGGAAAAATATTTTATGACAATGCCTGGCAAGACTCTAGAATTAACAAAACAGGGTTGTTTGGATCATACCATTTACCTGTAGGCGAATATGTGTTTAGTTTGGCGGGTCGCTTGGATGTGAACCAGGCTCAGGCCAATGACAATGCAGTGGAGTTTGTGCAGGTAAATCCTGAGACTTCTGTCATTCAACTAAATCCTGGAATTTCCAGTGGTTTAAAAAGAGATTTGGGCGATAAGTTCAATGTAGGTCTTTGGTTGGCAAGGGTTCAACGCAGTGGAAGCATTACTGAAAGGTTTATCAATTATTTCCCAGTTGGAGTAGATCCTTATGAAATGGTTGGGAATTCTGCTTTAAGACCTGAAACCAACAATCAGATTGACTTGGTTGTGGGTTACACACAGTCCAAAATCCAGGTGGAATTGAGCTTGTTTTCTGCTTATTTGACGGATTATATCACCGCAGAGCGGATCAATGTGCCCCCAAGAATCCCAAGCAGTCCCGGTGTAAGGCAGTTTGTCAATGTGGATGAGGCCTTAAAAACGGGATTTGAAATGGCTGTTTCCCATGACCTGGGATTAGGCATAAGGCAGCAACTGATGATGGCCTATACGTATGGCAAAAATTTGACTGGCAATGAAGCCTTGCCGGAAATTGCTCCTATGGATATCAGGTACGCGCTAATGGGAAATCACCTGAACAATAGACTGCACACTGCTGTCCGCTTGAGATATGTTATTGCCCAAAACAGGATTTCTGAAAGTTTTGGAGAGACCACTACACCCAAATTTAACCTATTGGACATAGATGCCAGTTATGCCTTTACTTCTCAGGTATCCCTAAAATTGGGAGCGCATAACCTGTTCAACCAAAGTTACTATGAACACCTCAATAGGCCAATAGGTCCCAATAGGGTTCCGCTTTTTGCGCCAGGAAGGAACTTCTTTGCCATGATCAGTGTGAAATTTCCATAA